GTAGGAGAAACCGCCCGGCACCACCACGGCGTCGACGCCCTTGAGGTCGGCGTCGCCGTGCCAGAGGCTGACCGCCTCGGCACCGGCGAGCCGCACCGCGCGGGCGGCGTCGACATCGTCGAGAGTGCCGGGGAAGGTGATGACCCCGATCCGGGCGCTCACGCTTGTTCCCGGGTGACCGACCAGTCCTCGATGACCGTGTTCGCCAGAAGCGATTCGGCGATCTCCGCGAGCGCCGAATCGCTGATCGAATCGTCGACCTCGAGCTCGAATCGCTTGCCCTGCCGGACATCCGAGATGCCGGTGTGTCCCAGACGGCCCAGTGCACCGACGATCGCCTGACCTTGCGGGTCGAGGATCTCGGCTTTGGGCATCACGTTGACCACTACTCGGGCCACAGTCGCTCCTGCTGACGTCGGGGAATGTTGCGGTGTAACTCTACCGGCGGCCCATCAGCAGGACCCGATGTAGGCGGTGCACAGCGGCGCGCCGAGGGCGTCGAGCAGGTTGTCGTCGCTGGCCATCGGCCACGGCGTCTGCGGCGGTGCGGTTGACCACATCGCCAGCTCGGTCACGGTGCTGTTGCCCGGATTGGCCACCACGTACTGGCGCAGGATCACCGGACCGCTGATCACCGCGGCCATCCGGTCGGGCTCGTTGACGGTCAGCGACGGCGACGCCGTCGGGTTGGTGCGCTGGCAGGACCGCAGCGCGGCCACCGCGGCGTGGAAGACGTCCTGCGCCAGCTGCCCGCCGCGCCAGGTCTCTCCCCGCCAGTGCATGACCTGTGCCTGCAACTGCCACTGCCCATCGGGGTTGACGACGGTGGCGCGTTCGGCGACGGCGTAGGCGCGTGGATCCTGGGCCACCGGCGGAGTGCCGCACAGTTCTTCGAACCGGAATCGGGGTGCGACGGCGGTGACCGCCACCCCGGCCAGCCGCGGCCAGGCGTAGCGGGCGTTCAGCGGTATCGCCCAGGGGGCCACCCACGCCGCGTCCGGAATGCGGTCGCAGTTGGGCGGGCAGGTGTCCGGATCGGCGGCAGCGTGCGGCGGTACGGCGAGCCCGCAGGCCACCAGCATCACCGCGATGACCAACCGCATGTATTCGACGCCTTCCAGTGCGCGCACAATCGTAAGCATGGAGCTGACGCATTTCGGGCATTCA
This is a stretch of genomic DNA from Mycobacterium sp. ELW1. It encodes these proteins:
- a CDS encoding ATPase, yielding MRALEGVEYMRLVIAVMLVACGLAVPPHAAADPDTCPPNCDRIPDAAWVAPWAIPLNARYAWPRLAGVAVTAVAPRFRFEELCGTPPVAQDPRAYAVAERATVVNPDGQWQLQAQVMHWRGETWRGGQLAQDVFHAAVAALRSCQRTNPTASPSLTVNEPDRMAAVISGPVILRQYVVANPGNSTVTELAMWSTAPPQTPWPMASDDNLLDALGAPLCTAYIGSC
- the purS gene encoding phosphoribosylformylglycinamidine synthase subunit PurS, translated to MARVVVNVMPKAEILDPQGQAIVGALGRLGHTGISDVRQGKRFELEVDDSISDSALAEIAESLLANTVIEDWSVTREQA